Below is a window of Candidatus Cloacimonadota bacterium DNA.
AACGATCCGCAGTCAGGCATATTCCAAAGCTATTTTTGAGTTAGAAAAGAAATCGGAAGTTTTCAGTCATGCCTGTCCCCTCTTTGTTCCTCTGGTCGAGGAAGGTTGGGAATCACATCAGATCACGAAAGAGATCATAGCAGAATATCTGGATCCTCTTCTGAAAAATGAAATCGATACACTTGTTCTCGGTTGTACTCATTATCCTATTTTGAAAAAGTCAATAAAAGAAATTGTGGGAAATAAAGTAAATCTTATCGATAGTGCGGAGGTTATTGCTGAAAGTCTGGAAAAGATATTACCCTTTGCAGAGACTGAAAATAAAGGCAGAGAAACATTTTATGTAAGCGATAATGAAGATAAATTCAAAAAGATCGCTTCCCGTATTTTAGAAAAAGAAATCGCTAAACTGATCATGGTCAAACTCGGTGAGAGCTGGTATGTTGGATAGATGAAAACTTTTTCTGAATTTGCTTTCCAAATCGTAAACCATTTCCTGAAACTATCTGAAAA
It encodes the following:
- a CDS encoding glutamate racemase encodes the protein MNISYKQPIGIFDSGVGGLTVFKEIRKRFPFEDIIYFGDTARVPYGPKSKNTVSEYSIQNARFLVQNGAKIIIVACNTSSAVALDYLKENLSIPVIGVIEPGAISAVSNSKNKKIGVIGTEGTIRSQAYSKAIFELEKKSEVFSHACPLFVPLVEEGWESHQITKEIIAEYLDPLLKNEIDTLVLGCTHYPILKKSIKEIVGNKVNLIDSAEVIAESLEKILPFAETENKGRETFYVSDNEDKFKKIASRILEKEIAKLIMVKLGESWYVG